The Cyclobacterium amurskyense genome contains the following window.
TAACTCTTCTTGTTATGGCACCGGCTGGAGGCATGGGCATGGCCGTGGAAGTTCCCGCTAAAGGACCTTCCGGGCCTTCTACGTCTAAATCCTCTGGCACATCCACTATAAAGACCTCTGTAAGTTTCTTTCCATCTTTGGTCACAAGGTCACCAAGAAATGCCCTAGCCCTTTGCCAACTTCCATCTGGTTTCTGATAGCCATTATTACCTACCCACCAATCACTATAAGCCTTGCTGATTTCATCACTTCCAGGCTTGGGGTTAGCCACTACTTTTACTACCAGCACGGAATACCATTCTCCCTGAAAATTTTCACCTTGACCAGATGTAATCTCTGGGCTTTTTTTATTTCTTTTGGACACCCCTACAGTCCTTAAATTATAGGTCTCTCCTGTTTTCTCTTCCAATTCTACCATAATGGCATCATTGTAGGTGTAACCTAACCAGTCACCATCCCCACTCCATTGATGCCTATGGGTACCTCCACGCAAAGCACCAGCAGTATAGGGCGCTATTATATCCCGGCTATCCATCCAGTAGGAGCTATTATTTGATTCATTGACGATTCTCCCAACACGTCTATGCATGGCATAGGGCTTATCTTTACTTGCTGGAGGCAAACCATGAATAAAAACAAGCTCATTTTCTGTTGGATGATAACTCACCGCCCCTACACCTGGGCCATAATCATTGGCATTCTTGGTTTTATAAACGACTTTGGTGTTACCTGATGCAACATTTATCTTTTCAATAATGGCATTTTCTCCAATCCCCCCTTCATTAGGTCTGGTATCATAAACTATCCAGGCATCATCCGGAGAAAAATTCTGGTTATTGTCCATCGCATGGTTCTTGGCTTGATTGGTCAATTGCTTAACCTTCCATATTTCCTGAGAAAAGAGTGTTGAGGTACTCATGATTAATAATACGGGTAAAAGCCAGTTATTTAGTTTATTAAGGGTCATTTGCTTCAAATATTGAAATTAAGATTTCTAATATACGTCAGAAAGACCAATTTGTACCATTATTTTATGCCTTCTAAAGGCATAGTCTCTTTTTTATCTAACTTATTTTATTAATATTTCTATCTGATTGACATTAATTTTAAAGCCATGAAGTATTTAATAATAATTTGTTTTTTCACTTACTTTTTTCACCCTGTCAGCGCCCAACAAATTGACTGGGAAAGCATAGCTCCAGGTGTATGGAGAGGCACTGTGGGGGAATCAGAAAAATATGATCTGCTTTCTGCTTCGGGGTCAAAGCCTAATTTACCTGCTTTATCCCGATTAGGGCAGGTCATTTTCCCATTAAATAAGGAAGAGGTTAATGCCAAGTCATTGGATGGGAAAACTTATTTACAATTACCACTTGATGAGAATGAAGAGATTTTTGGCTTCGGCTTAAATTTCAAAACTGTTCATCAACGTGGCAGAATCATGCGGCTTCACATGGATCATTATGGAAACCAAGACAATGGCAGGACGCATGCACCTGTACCTTTCTATGTAAGCAGTAAAGGTTATGGTGTTTTTATCAATTCCTCCAGGTATTTGGATGTTTATGCAGGCACAGGATCCAGATTGGACAGTAAAAACCCAGCGAAAGCCTTGGACAGAAACACCGATCCAGAATGGACAGCCAGTCCCTATTCTGATGCAGTTGAGATTCTCGTTCCTGCTAAGGGTGTAGAATTCTATGTTTTTGCTGGGCCATCTATGCTGGAAGTTGTACAGCGTTTTAATTTATTTAACGGCGGTGGCCCTATCCCACCCAGATGGGGATTGGGCTTTACACAAAGAGTGCACAGGCTATTTAATCAAGATCAAGTATTGGCCGAGGTCAATGAATTTGAAAAAAAGGGGTTTCCTTTGGATTTCATAGGCTTGGAACCCGGTTGGCAAAGCAAATCTTATCCCAACACATTTGCCTGGGATAAGGAACGTTTCCCCAATCCGGAAAAACTTATTCAAAGCCTGAAAGAAAAACACATCAGTTTAAATTTATGGATCAACCCTTATGTTTCTCCAGAAGCCAGTTTTTATAATGAGCTTAAGCCCTATTATGGAAGCCATACAGTATGGGCAGGAGCCGTTCCTGACTTAAGTATTCCTGCAGCTCAAAAAATTTACTGGAAAACCTTTAAAAAATCACATATTGAACCTGGAATAGGTGGATACAAGATTGATGAGGTGGATGGCTACGACAGGTGGCTTTGGCCAGATGTGGCCGAATTCCCTTCTGGACTAGCCGCCGAACAACTCCGACAAACCTACGGGCTTCTTGTTCAGCGCCAATCCAGTCAACTTTTTCGAGAAGAAAACCGTCGCACCTATGGCTTGGTAAGGGCTTCAAACGGAGGTGGTGTTTCCTTTCCCTATGTTATTTACAATGATTACTACGATCATAGAGATTTTATTACCGCATTGGTTAATAGTGGCTTTTCAGGCCTTTTATGGACTCCTGAAGCACGGGCTTCTTCTAATGCTGAAGAATGGTTGCGCCGATTTCAAACGGTTGTTTTTTCTCCCATGGCCATGATCAATGCATGGGCAAGCGGTACAAAGCCATGGTCCTACCCTGAAGTAGAAGAAGAAATTAAAGAAATGGCACTATTAAGAATGAAAATGATGCCTTATTGGTACAGTAGCTTTGCCCTGTATCATTTTGAAGGAATCCCTCCCTTTAGGGCCATGCAACTTGAGAAGGGATTTAATGTAAAAGAGGAAAAGGAAAGCAATGAACTAGCAAACCTTGAAGAGAATCCTTACAACGAGGCCATCAAAAAAGAATTAAAGGATCAATACATGGCTGGCCCTAATTTATTGGTAGCACCTGTCTTTGCAGGTGAAAGTGAACGGAAGGTGGTATTACCAAAAGGAAAATGGTATGACTTTTACACAGGAAAATACGTTGGCAATGGTGAGGTCATTACAGTTAACGCTCGTTTAGACCAAATTCCAGTTTTTGTCAAAGATGGTGGGATAGTCCCATTAATGGACCCCATGCTCCATGCTCCCGGTACAAACCAAAGTTATGATTTAAAAATACTCCACTATGGTGAATCACCAGGCCATTTCACATTGTATGACGATGATGGAATATCCTATGATTATGAAAGTGGGCACTATTCTTGGAGAGATATAAATGTAATAAAAGAATCCAACGGGAAATGGAAAGGCTCCATTTCAGCTGTTGGTGATCAAATGCCAAACAATATTGGAAAAGTGACTTGGGTATTTATGTCCGAGCAAGAAGGACAAACTCCACTAAAATAAAAGAAGGAATTTAGACCTTCCCCTAAGGGTTTAAACCCGAAATATGCAATAGACATTCTATTACATAATCCGGGTTAAAGTTAACGCATAAACAGACGCCTACCCATACTTTTACCATAAACTATAGTACATAATCAACTAATTTTGCAACCATCTCTTTTGGAAATAAGACATTTATTCTCTACCAATAAAGGAACATTTCGAGCTGCTTTTAAGTTAGAAGCAGCAATTTATTAAAATAAAACACAAGCCTAAAACAAAAAAACGATGAAAAAATACCTACTTACTAAAAAAAGCTGTTTTGCCTATTTCACTGTATTTGCAGTGGCCTTGGCTTTTTCAGCTTGTTCTACTAAAGTTACTTTCCCTGTTTCTAATATTGTACCGGCAGCAGAACCAACTGCTAGCATCAGCAAAAACAATGAGGGGGCTTATGAAGTAAAAATAAACATCAATAATTTGGCACTGCCAGAACGACTGTCTCCTCCCAAAAAACACTATATGGTATGGATAGAGGCTTCAGGACAGGGAATTACTAAACTTGGAGAGATCTCAAACAACCGAGGTGTTTTCAGTAATAAAGGCAAAGCATCCTTTGAAGCAGAGACCATGTACAAGCCTACAATGATTTTGATTACGGCAGAAAACAGCATGGATATTACCTACCCAGGATCTAATGTAGTGTTAAAAAGCAAACCCTTTAAAGTAAAATAACATTTGGAACAAAGGCTATCTTAATTGATAAAATATATTATTTTATAATTATCAATAAGAGATTTAAATACTTTTCCGAAATTTAATTCTTACTTTTGCGTCTTAATAATATTACACATGCAAAGTATTCGAAATATTGCAATTATTGCACACGTTGACCACGGAAAAACAACCTTGGTAGATAAGATAATACACGCCTCAAAACTTTTTAGGGAAAATCAGCAATTTGATGACCTAATACTAGACAGTAATGATCTAGAGAGGGAAAGAGGCATTACCATTCTTTCAAAAAATGTTTCAGTAAGGTACAAAGATACCAAGATAAACATTATTGACACCCCTGGTCACGCTGATTTCGGCGGAGAAGTTGAAAGGGTTTTGAAAATGGCAGATGGTGTTATTCTTTTGGTTGACGCTTTTGAAGGACCTATGCCCCAAACACGATTTGTATTGGGCAAAGCACTTGAGCTTGGTCTTACACCTATAGTAGTGATCAACAAAGTGGATAAAGAGAACTGTCGTCCTGATGAAGTTCATGAAGCAGTTTTTGATCTAATGTTCAACTTGGATGCAACTGAAGAGCAGTTGGAATTTCACACCTTGTACGGTTCAGCCAAAAACAACTGGATGGGTGAAGACTGGAAAAATCCTAACGACACCATTTTCCCACTTTTGGATGCGGTAGTTAAATACATTCCAGAGCCTAAAATTGATGAAGGTACTACTCAGATGCAAATCACTTCTTTAGATTATTCAAATTTCGTTGGCCGTATCGCCATTGGAAGGATAAAAAGAGGAAACATCAAAGAAGGACAACAATACGCACTCTGCAAAGAAGACGGCGTTATAAAGAGAGTTAAAGTAAAAGAACTTCACGTATTTGAAGGATTAGGTAAAAATAAAGTAACCGAAGTTCAAGCTGGAGACATTTGTGCCATCACAGGTGTGGAAGGTTTTGACATTGGAGATACAATTGCAGATCTTGAAAATCCAGAAGCATTAGAAAGGATCTCAATTGATGAGCCTACTATGAACATGCTTTTCACGATCAACAACTCACCTTTCTTTGGAAGAGAAGGCAAGTTTGTTACTTCTCGCCATTTGAGAGAGAGGTTGATGAAAGAAACAGAGAAAAACCTTGCACTAAGAGTAGACCCTACGGATAGTGAAGATAAATTCTTGGTATATGGTAGAGGTATTCTCCATTTGTCAGTACTTATCGAAACAATGCGAAGAGAAGGTTACGAATTACAAGTAGGTCAGCCTCAGGTTATCTATAAAACAATAGACGGCGTTAAGCATGAGCCTATTGAGACCTTGGTAGTAGATGTACCTGAAACTTCTGCAGGAAAAGTAATCGAACTAGCTACTCAGAGAAAAGGAGAGCTTTTGGTAATGGAACCGAAAGGAGATTTACAACACCTAGAGTTTAGCATTCCATCCAGAGGATTAATTGGATTGAGAAACAATGTATTGACTGCTACCCAAGGTGAAGCGATCATGAATCACCGTTTTGCTTCCTACGAGCCATTTAAAGGCCCTATCCCAGGAAGAATCAATGGTTCATTGATCTCTATGGACTCAGGTCAGTGTACGGCTTATGCCATTGATAAATTACAAGATAGAGGAAACTTTTTTGTGGATCCAGGAGATGACCTTTACACTGGTATGGTTATTGGCGAGCACTCAAGAGACAACGATATCGTGGTAAACGTGCAGAAAGGTAAGCAACTTACCAATATGCGGGCATCAGGATCGGATAACAATGCAAAAATTGCTCCAGCCAAAAAATTCTCATTAGAAGAATCTATGGAATACATCCAAAAAGATGAATATCTCGAAATTACTCCAAAAAGTATACGGATGAGAAAAATCTATCTGGAAGAAAATGAAAGAAATAGAGCTGCCAAAGCGCAGAATTCATAATAGAAAAAAGGATGGAAAAATTTTCCATCCTTTTTTTTTTACTCAAACATTAAGCAGATACTGTTAATTAGTTAATTTTACATTTCAGATTAACTCGATATTTGGCAGGCAGTCAATTAATCCCCAAATACCAAGTGACGTTTTAAATGAGATACAATTATGAAAAAAATTGCAGTATATACCTCTGGTGGGGATTCACCAGGAATGAATGCATGCGTTAGAGCAGTAGTAAGGACAGGGATTTATCATGACCTGGATGTTTATAGTATCAAATACGGTTATGATGGCATTATTAATGGAAACATTAAAAAAATGCAGTCTCACTCTGTAAGTAATATTCTTCAAAGAGGAGGTACTATACTTAAATCTGCCCGAAGCAATGAGTTTCGCACCAAAGAAGGGAGACAAAAGGCCTTTGACCAACTAAGTAAGCACGGAATAGAAGGATTGGTTGCAATTGGTGGAGATGGTACTTTCACTGGGGCAAAAGTTTTTTACGAGGAATTCGGAATTCCTATTGTAGGTTGCCCAGGAACCATCGACAATGACATTTATGGAACAGATTATACCATAGGTTTTGACACGGCTGTCAATACCGCTTTGGAGGCTATTGATAAGATCAGAGATACTGCCGCAGCTCACGACCGTGTGTTTTTTGTAGAAGTAATGGGTAGAGACAGTGGATACATTGCTATTGAATGTGCCATAGGAGGTGGTGCAGAAATGGTAATGGTACCTGAAACCATCACTACAGCCAGTGAAGTCTCAGATTACCTTAAAAATTTAAGGAAAACAAAAACTTCCAGTATTGTGGTTGTAGCTGAAGGTGATGAAGAAGGTGACGCAGCTACCATCATGGAAAAGGTAAAAGCCGAATTCATTGGTGATGAGAAAAAATTCAAAGTAACCACATTAGGCCATATACAGCGCGGGGGAAGCCCTACAGCCAAAGACAGGCTCTTGGGCAGCAGAAGCGGATTAGCCGCGGTAGAAGGCTTGATTAATGGTAAATTCAACTGTATGGCGGGTATCATAAATGACCAGGTTGTATACACTCCTTTTGATGATTGCATCAACAAAAGTAAACCATTGAATAAAGATTACCTTAGGCTTCAAGAGATCTTAAGCATTTAAACATGGGCTTTATTCCAATTTTCATTACCCTAGGCGGATTTGTTTTTTTATTTATGATGGTTGTCAATCATAATTTAAAGCAAAAAAAACAGCTATTTGAGACTGAATTAACTCAGTTCAGCTCAACGATTAAAAGCCTTTTTAATTCAAGCAATGGGAATGAGCACATTTCAGATGTAAAAAGTATTAAGGAAGCAGAAGCACTTTATCATGCTCTAAAAAGCAATGAAAAAACACATAGCGAAGCAGTCACAGCCCAGAAAAAATTAGGAGAAATCCGAATGCTTAGGCACAATTACAACAAACTAATCAAAACAAAACCTTATAGTTTTGTAGCCACACTAATGGGACATCATTCCATTTGATCTTTTATAAGGGAGAGCATACTATTGATTTCATCCGGATGAAACCAATGGTATGCCTTGTCTCTTTTCAGCCAGGTAACCTGTCTTTTGGCATAGCGTCGAGAGTTTCTTTTCAAAAGCCTTATCGCTTCTTCCTTGTCATATTCACCATCCAGATAGGCAAAAATCTCTTTATAACCGACGGTATTAAGTGCATTTAAATCTTTATAGGGGTACATTTCCTTTGCTTCTTCAAAAAGACCATTGCGAATCATACTATCCATCCTTTGATCAATTCTTTGGTACAATTCCTCTCTATCACGAATCAAGGCTATTTTGATTGTCTTGAATGGGCGGGAAACCTTCTTTTTAACCCTAAAGCTACTAAAAGGTAATCCAGTACCTTGACACACCTCTAAAGCCCTAATCAAACGTTGTGGGTTTTGCTTATCCACAATATTGAAATAATCAGGATCTAATTTTGATAATAATTCTTGAAGGGGCCGAATCCCTTCTTTTGCATAAAGGGCATTCAATTTTTCACGTATCTCCTGACCTACTTCAGGAATATGATCCAGGCCTTCAACTACCGCATCGGTATATAAGCCAGAGCCTCCCGTCAAAATCAACAAATCTTTTTCTCTAAACAAATCGTTTATACAATTCAACGCTTCTGATTCATACATTTTGACATCATAGGCATCGTGAATAGATTTATTGCCAATGAAATAGTGAGACACCTTGGCCAATTCACCCGCAGTAGGCTTGGCTGTCCCTATATTAATTTCTCGGAAAAATTGTCTACTATCGGAGGATATTATGACAGTATTAAATTTTTTGGCTAAATTTATGCACAAATCAGTTTTTCCAACAGCGGTTGGACCTGCAATCACCAGGATTATTTTATTTAATGGAGTCAAGATTCAATTTAGCTATTTTAAAGCTCCGAATTTAAGAAAATTCGAACATGAAAAACAAAAAAGTCTTGATAGTAGACGACAATGCGCTGAATAGAAGGGTATTTGAAAATGTAATCGGACACAATTATTTTTTTGAATCTGCATCAGACGGGCTAGAAGCTATAGAATTATTAAAAAACAACAAATATGACATCATATTGATGGATATTCAAATGCCGAAACTAGACGGTATAAGTTGTTTAAAAATAATCAAAGAAGAAGAAATAACTGACATTCCAGTCATTGCTATTTCTGCTTACTCCAATCAAGGAGATCGAGAATATTTTTTATCGACCGGCTTTGATGATTTTATTGCCAAGCCTGTAAAACCCAAGGATCTGTTGGAGGCCATCCATTTTCACCTTAATCAAAGCCCAAACAGAAAAAACATCCCTGAAAAGGAACAATCCATTAATGGAGACATTAATGAATCAGTAATCCAACAACTATTGAAATACCACAGCTTGGAAAACATTAAATCCGTATATGGTGATTTTTTAGAGGAGGCTGAAAACCTTACTCAAGAAATAAAAATATTAGCGGAATTTAATAAATTTGAAGAAATTGGAGAAAAACTTCACATATTGAAAGGTAATTCAGGAACACTTGGTATTAATGTAATGTTTAAGGTTACTTCTTTATTTGAACAAAAAATCAAAAATTCATCCACGGATGGAATAGCTGATGACATCGATCAATTAAAGTCCAGCCTGAGCAAATTCAAACAATTACTTGAAAACGATAAAATTTTTATAAAATATGAGTGATGCAAAAAGAGTATTGGTAGCCGAAGACAGCTCAGTTATTATCAATCTAACAAAGAATGTTCTATCCTTTGAGAATTTTTCAATAACTGCTGTTAAGAATGGCCAACAAGTTTTAGATAAACTTGAAAAAGAAGATTTTGATTTGATCCTAATGGACATCAATATGCCGGTAATGGACGGTGTGGCTTGTACAAAAGCCATTAGAAAACTCCCAGACCCAGTAAAATCTAAAATTCCAATCATCGCCATCACTGGGAATTACAAAAATTTCACTTTGGATGATTTCAAAAAAGCGGGATTGGACGATTATGTTCAAAAACCCCTGGATTACGATTTGCTATTGGTTACCGTTAAAAAACATATTTACAAGTAAAATGACCGTCAAATACACCAAAAACTTTTTGGATAAATTAGAAAATATCTTTGCCTCATCAGCGTATCACCTACGTTATGAGAAAGGCAATTTTAAATCTGGTTTTTGTATTTTAAAGGAAACAAAAATTGTAATTATAAATAAATATTTCACCCTTGAAGGTAAAATCAATGCCTTGTTGGACATTCTAAAAGAGCTTGATTTTAACCCTCAATCCTTCGAAGATCAAAAGCAACAAGATTTTCTTATTGAACTTAAACAAACAGAATTGAAGCTTTGAAAATCAAATTTTTAGGAACTGGAACATCTCAGGGTGTTCCGGTGATAGGCTGTAACTGCAATGTATGCACCTCTTTGGATTTTAGAAACAAACGCCTTAGAACCTCATTACACCTGGAAATTAACGGACTTAGCATTGTTATCGACACTGGCCCGGACTTTCGCACACAAATGCTTAGAGAGGCTGTAACCCACCTTGACGCGGTTCTTTTTACCCACGAACACAAAGACCATACTGCAGGACTTGATGACATACGTCCATTTAATTTCAAGCAACAAATGGACATACCGCTATATGGCACTGTTCAGGTTTTAGAGCAAATTAAAAGTGAGTTTTCCTATATCTTTGCCAAGACCAAGTACCCAGGAGTTCCAAGGGTATTATTGAATGAAATATCCAACACTCCATTTGAAATTCAGGGCAATAAAATCAATCCTATCCAGGTCATGCACCATAAGCTACCTGTTTTTGGATACAGGTTCGGGAATTTCACTTATATCACAGATGCAAATTACATTTCACCTGAAGAGATAGAAAAAATAAAAGGCAGTAAGGTATTGGTAATTAATGCCTTGCAAATAAAGCCACATATTTCCCATTTCACCCTTTCTGAAGCACTAGAACTCATCTCCATAATCGCTCCTGAAAAAGCATACCTGACCCATATAAGCCATACAATGGGCACACATCAGGAAGTGACCGAACAGCTGCCTCGCAATGTTGAGATAGCCTATGATGGCTTAAAAATCCAACTTTAACATGCACCTTAATTATCACTTCTTTAAATTTTTATGCCCCGCTTTAAAAGCTGAAATTCTAGGTGGCACTATTACTTCCTGCTTTTCCCAAAACAAAGAGGAGCTTATCATTGAACTAAAGAAAACCGATGGCAATCCTTTCTTTATTCGGGCTTTACTTTTACCTGCTAATACAAGTATAAGTTTCCCTAAAGACTTTAAAAGAAGTAAAAAAAACAATGTTGATCTCTTCCCTGAAATAATTGGAGAAAAAGTCACGGATATTCAGCTACTGAATTTTGAAAGGGCTTTCTACATCTGCCTTAAGGACACCCATGCCCTACTATTTAAAATGCATGGCAGTAGGTCTAATATTGTCTTATACAAAGACAAGGAGGCTACTCCCTATGCCATCTTTAGAAAAGAACTTAAAGAGGACATGGGTCTTAAAATTCAAGAGCTTGAAAAATCCTTAGAATTAACTGAGGCAAGATTCAAAGAACTAAAAGGAAATGCCTCACAATTTCTCCCTACACTGGGCAAATTACCCAGAGCTTGGCTCAAGGAAGCCGGCTATCTGGAAGCGGACATAAACACCCGGTACAAGCTGATGGTGGAAATTATGGACCTGCTTGACAGTCCATTTTTCTCAATTCTCCATAAAAACGACAATTATTTCCTCACCCTTTTACCTTGTTCCTCTTCTATTGCCAGCACCACTGACCCTTTAGAGGCCTGCAATATTTACTTCCAGAAAGCAGTAGTCAGAAAAAACTTTGAGAATGTCAAAAACCAATTGCTTCGAAACCTTCTCGATAGACGCAAAAAAACAGTAAATTACATCAATAAGACCAGTCAAAAACTGGAAGAAATGGAGAATGACTCTCCTCCTAGCCAAACGGCAGACATCATCATGGCCAACCTTCACCAGATCCCCAACGGGGCAGAAAAAGTGAGCCTATTTGATTTTTACACCAATGAAACACGAGAAATTACTTTAAAAAGAGGCCAAAGTCCCCAAAAGTTTGCGGAGCAACTTTACAAAAAAAGCAAAAACAAGAAAATTGAATTCGAGCAATTACGTAAAAACCTGGCCCAAAAAGAAAAAGATCTAAAGGAGATTGCCAAGGAAGAGGAAGTTTTGAACCAATCTGAAGACTTCAAATCAATTAAATCACTCATCAAATCTGAAAACAGATCATCCAAAAACCAAGCCCAGCTACAATTACCTTACAAGCGATTTGAAACAGAAGGGTTTGAGATTTGGGTTGGAAAATCTGCTAAAGCAAATGATGAGTTACTAAGAAGGTACACTTGGAAAGACGATCTATGGCTTCATGCAAAGGATGTAGCTGGATCACATGTTATCATCAAGACCCAATCAGGCATGACGCCAACCAAGAGCGTTCTTGAACGAGCTGCTGCACTAGCCGCCCATTATTCAAAAAACAAAACATCGTCCCTTGCAGCCGTCATGTACACCCCATGCAAATACGTCCGAAAGGTGAAAGGTTCTCCACCTGGGGCTGTGATGGTGGACAGGGAGAAGGTAATTTTAATAAAACCTGAGGGGCCCGAAGAAATATAAGCAAATACACAGCTCAGAAAGGGCTTGCTTGTCACTTTGATATCTTAAGACCGAGGTTTCATCCTGAAAAAAGTAAATACGATTATTAGAAATATATTAGCCCTTGGGATAAAAAAAATGGCAACCCAATTTATCGAGTTGCCATTTATAAGTTTTTTCTACAACCGAATCATTTACAAACAATTCGATCTCAGAAGGCATCAATTAATCCACTACGTGAATTTTCAACATATTTGTTCTTCCTTTAGCTTTTAGAGGCATGCTAGCTGTATTGATTACAATATCCCCTACAGCCACATGTTTCTCCGCTTTTAGCCTATCCTGAATATCTTGGAAAGTACCATCTGTGGACACTTGGCTATCATAATAATAAGCC
Protein-coding sequences here:
- a CDS encoding DUF3748 domain-containing protein — translated: MSTSTLFSQEIWKVKQLTNQAKNHAMDNNQNFSPDDAWIVYDTRPNEGGIGENAIIEKINVASGNTKVVYKTKNANDYGPGVGAVSYHPTENELVFIHGLPPASKDKPYAMHRRVGRIVNESNNSSYWMDSRDIIAPYTAGALRGGTHRHQWSGDGDWLGYTYNDAIMVELEEKTGETYNLRTVGVSKRNKKSPEITSGQGENFQGEWYSVLVVKVVANPKPGSDEISKAYSDWWVGNNGYQKPDGSWQRARAFLGDLVTKDGKKLTEVFIVDVPEDLDVEGPEGPLAGTSTAMPMPPAGAITRRVTFTEDEKYPGVTTEFRHWVSSSMDGALLSYLAKDENGIDQVFLISVNGGQPKQVSFHSTPVQSTVRWNPKTREFAYVCDNQVYVNTVDKKGNAGEAFAISPKFETKPYAINYSNTGKKIAFNKDVEGYAQIFVAERP
- a CDS encoding glycoside hydrolase family 31 protein: MKYLIIICFFTYFFHPVSAQQIDWESIAPGVWRGTVGESEKYDLLSASGSKPNLPALSRLGQVIFPLNKEEVNAKSLDGKTYLQLPLDENEEIFGFGLNFKTVHQRGRIMRLHMDHYGNQDNGRTHAPVPFYVSSKGYGVFINSSRYLDVYAGTGSRLDSKNPAKALDRNTDPEWTASPYSDAVEILVPAKGVEFYVFAGPSMLEVVQRFNLFNGGGPIPPRWGLGFTQRVHRLFNQDQVLAEVNEFEKKGFPLDFIGLEPGWQSKSYPNTFAWDKERFPNPEKLIQSLKEKHISLNLWINPYVSPEASFYNELKPYYGSHTVWAGAVPDLSIPAAQKIYWKTFKKSHIEPGIGGYKIDEVDGYDRWLWPDVAEFPSGLAAEQLRQTYGLLVQRQSSQLFREENRRTYGLVRASNGGGVSFPYVIYNDYYDHRDFITALVNSGFSGLLWTPEARASSNAEEWLRRFQTVVFSPMAMINAWASGTKPWSYPEVEEEIKEMALLRMKMMPYWYSSFALYHFEGIPPFRAMQLEKGFNVKEEKESNELANLEENPYNEAIKKELKDQYMAGPNLLVAPVFAGESERKVVLPKGKWYDFYTGKYVGNGEVITVNARLDQIPVFVKDGGIVPLMDPMLHAPGTNQSYDLKILHYGESPGHFTLYDDDGISYDYESGHYSWRDINVIKESNGKWKGSISAVGDQMPNNIGKVTWVFMSEQEGQTPLK
- the typA gene encoding translational GTPase TypA, with translation MQSIRNIAIIAHVDHGKTTLVDKIIHASKLFRENQQFDDLILDSNDLERERGITILSKNVSVRYKDTKINIIDTPGHADFGGEVERVLKMADGVILLVDAFEGPMPQTRFVLGKALELGLTPIVVINKVDKENCRPDEVHEAVFDLMFNLDATEEQLEFHTLYGSAKNNWMGEDWKNPNDTIFPLLDAVVKYIPEPKIDEGTTQMQITSLDYSNFVGRIAIGRIKRGNIKEGQQYALCKEDGVIKRVKVKELHVFEGLGKNKVTEVQAGDICAITGVEGFDIGDTIADLENPEALERISIDEPTMNMLFTINNSPFFGREGKFVTSRHLRERLMKETEKNLALRVDPTDSEDKFLVYGRGILHLSVLIETMRREGYELQVGQPQVIYKTIDGVKHEPIETLVVDVPETSAGKVIELATQRKGELLVMEPKGDLQHLEFSIPSRGLIGLRNNVLTATQGEAIMNHRFASYEPFKGPIPGRINGSLISMDSGQCTAYAIDKLQDRGNFFVDPGDDLYTGMVIGEHSRDNDIVVNVQKGKQLTNMRASGSDNNAKIAPAKKFSLEESMEYIQKDEYLEITPKSIRMRKIYLEENERNRAAKAQNS
- the pfkA gene encoding 6-phosphofructokinase; the encoded protein is MKKIAVYTSGGDSPGMNACVRAVVRTGIYHDLDVYSIKYGYDGIINGNIKKMQSHSVSNILQRGGTILKSARSNEFRTKEGRQKAFDQLSKHGIEGLVAIGGDGTFTGAKVFYEEFGIPIVGCPGTIDNDIYGTDYTIGFDTAVNTALEAIDKIRDTAAAHDRVFFVEVMGRDSGYIAIECAIGGGAEMVMVPETITTASEVSDYLKNLRKTKTSSIVVVAEGDEEGDAATIMEKVKAEFIGDEKKFKVTTLGHIQRGGSPTAKDRLLGSRSGLAAVEGLINGKFNCMAGIINDQVVYTPFDDCINKSKPLNKDYLRLQEILSI
- the miaA gene encoding tRNA (adenosine(37)-N6)-dimethylallyltransferase MiaA is translated as MTPLNKIILVIAGPTAVGKTDLCINLAKKFNTVIISSDSRQFFREINIGTAKPTAGELAKVSHYFIGNKSIHDAYDVKMYESEALNCINDLFREKDLLILTGGSGLYTDAVVEGLDHIPEVGQEIREKLNALYAKEGIRPLQELLSKLDPDYFNIVDKQNPQRLIRALEVCQGTGLPFSSFRVKKKVSRPFKTIKIALIRDREELYQRIDQRMDSMIRNGLFEEAKEMYPYKDLNALNTVGYKEIFAYLDGEYDKEEAIRLLKRNSRRYAKRQVTWLKRDKAYHWFHPDEINSMLSLIKDQME
- a CDS encoding Hpt domain-containing response regulator encodes the protein MKNKKVLIVDDNALNRRVFENVIGHNYFFESASDGLEAIELLKNNKYDIILMDIQMPKLDGISCLKIIKEEEITDIPVIAISAYSNQGDREYFLSTGFDDFIAKPVKPKDLLEAIHFHLNQSPNRKNIPEKEQSINGDINESVIQQLLKYHSLENIKSVYGDFLEEAENLTQEIKILAEFNKFEEIGEKLHILKGNSGTLGINVMFKVTSLFEQKIKNSSTDGIADDIDQLKSSLSKFKQLLENDKIFIKYE
- a CDS encoding response regulator produces the protein MSDAKRVLVAEDSSVIINLTKNVLSFENFSITAVKNGQQVLDKLEKEDFDLILMDINMPVMDGVACTKAIRKLPDPVKSKIPIIAITGNYKNFTLDDFKKAGLDDYVQKPLDYDLLLVTVKKHIYK
- a CDS encoding MBL fold metallo-hydrolase — its product is MKIKFLGTGTSQGVPVIGCNCNVCTSLDFRNKRLRTSLHLEINGLSIVIDTGPDFRTQMLREAVTHLDAVLFTHEHKDHTAGLDDIRPFNFKQQMDIPLYGTVQVLEQIKSEFSYIFAKTKYPGVPRVLLNEISNTPFEIQGNKINPIQVMHHKLPVFGYRFGNFTYITDANYISPEEIEKIKGSKVLVINALQIKPHISHFTLSEALELISIIAPEKAYLTHISHTMGTHQEVTEQLPRNVEIAYDGLKIQL